Proteins found in one Butyricicoccus intestinisimiae genomic segment:
- a CDS encoding DUF262 domain-containing protein, with protein sequence MYESEINTSIVHTRQINYSLGELQNVVEANDIITDPDYQRNYVYDNKHASLLVESILIGIPIPIIYLAEEDDGVLSVIDGQQRITSFVRYLRNEFQLVGLTKLQSLNGLFFKDLEKSIQRKLRTLTVSAVCIEKGF encoded by the coding sequence ATGTACGAATCAGAAATAAATACTAGTATTGTACATACTCGTCAAATTAATTATTCTTTAGGTGAATTGCAAAATGTAGTTGAAGCAAACGATATTATCACCGACCCTGATTATCAGCGCAACTATGTTTATGATAATAAACACGCTTCACTTTTAGTCGAATCGATTTTAATAGGTATTCCGATTCCTATTATTTATTTAGCTGAGGAAGATGATGGTGTTTTATCTGTAATAGATGGTCAACAACGAATTACGTCCTTTGTACGTTACTTAAGAAATGAATTTCAATTGGTTGGTCTAACAAAATTGCAATCGTTGAATGGATTATTTTTTAAGGATTTAGAAAAAAGTATCCAACGAAAATTGCGAACTTTAACAGTATCTGCCGTCTGCATAGAAAAAGGATTCTGA
- a CDS encoding MFS transporter: MALNYKKTLISCYLGFITQAIAANFAPLLFLTFHNGYGIPLGKVALISSVFFVTQLIIDVLCARFADKIGYRKCVIGSQAFSALGLIGLAFLSELFPNPFAGIIVSTIIYAMGSGLTEVLVSPIVEACPFEHKKAAMSLLHSFYCWGSVGVILISTLFFTVFGIENWKWLSCIWAIIPLVNIYNFSVCPIEHPVEDGEGMRIRDLLRVPLFWLAILLMVCAGASELSMAQWASAFAESALGMTKSVGDIAGPCMFAVTMGISRTLYGKYGEKLDLMKFMIGSALLCLICYITASLSGIPIIGLFGCIMCGFSVGIMWPGSISICSGKIPTGGTAMFALLAMAGDLGGALGPAIVGNITQNAGDDMQKGMLSGCAFPLILMISLLLLNRARHRNN; the protein is encoded by the coding sequence ATGGCTCTGAATTACAAAAAAACACTTATATCTTGCTATCTTGGATTCATCACACAGGCAATAGCAGCTAATTTCGCCCCGCTTCTATTTCTCACGTTTCACAATGGCTATGGTATCCCTCTTGGGAAAGTTGCCCTTATCTCATCGGTATTTTTTGTTACTCAGCTTATCATAGACGTGCTGTGCGCACGTTTCGCCGACAAAATCGGTTATCGGAAATGCGTTATCGGTTCGCAGGCGTTTTCGGCACTGGGACTTATCGGACTTGCCTTTCTGTCTGAACTGTTTCCCAACCCGTTCGCAGGAATAATCGTAAGCACAATCATATACGCAATGGGAAGCGGTCTGACCGAGGTGCTTGTAAGTCCGATAGTTGAAGCCTGCCCATTTGAGCACAAAAAAGCCGCAATGAGTCTGTTGCATTCATTCTACTGCTGGGGTTCGGTCGGAGTTATACTCATTTCAACACTGTTTTTTACTGTTTTCGGCATAGAAAACTGGAAGTGGCTCTCTTGTATCTGGGCGATAATTCCACTTGTGAACATATACAATTTTTCAGTATGTCCCATTGAACATCCTGTCGAGGACGGCGAGGGAATGCGTATCCGTGACCTGCTCAGAGTACCACTGTTCTGGCTTGCGATACTGCTTATGGTATGTGCGGGAGCCTCGGAGCTTTCAATGGCGCAGTGGGCGTCAGCATTTGCAGAATCCGCTCTCGGGATGACTAAATCAGTCGGTGATATTGCAGGACCGTGTATGTTTGCGGTGACGATGGGCATAAGCCGTACGCTCTACGGGAAGTACGGCGAAAAGCTCGATCTTATGAAATTCATGATAGGCTCGGCGCTGCTGTGTCTGATCTGTTATATCACCGCCTCCCTGTCGGGAATACCTATAATCGGACTTTTCGGCTGCATAATGTGCGGGTTCTCGGTAGGTATCATGTGGCCCGGATCTATAAGCATCTGCTCAGGCAAAATACCCACCGGTGGAACTGCAATGTTTGCACTTCTCGCCATGGCAGGCGACCTCGGCGGAGCGCTCGGTCCTGCTATTGTAGGAAATATCACCCAGAATGCAGGTGACGATATGCAGAAAGGTATGCTTTCAGGTTGTGCATTTCCCTTGATACTTATGATATCGCTCCTGTTGCTGAACAGAGCCAGACACAGAAATAACTGA
- a CDS encoding AraC family transcriptional regulator, producing MRDEIKKDRITTDETLRETANHGSEEYPFSYYYEDIWGFDFHCIDWHWHPEVEFVYVQQGKADFLVGGNRYVLSSGDGIFINSQVIHRFEARGSAIIPNIVFSPVLLAPQGSLIYSRYIRPIIESTTECVIFSAEATAHHSIIETMRSIFAVQGSGTASEMKTVELLLKLWRLLYESIQITDCSPVVSVHSAQTQAKLQIMMQYIHDNYSSRITLDDIARTVLVSKSTVLNIFRTYLHTSPINYVVEYRLKRASKLLVDTEHSVCAIAHETGFENIGYFCRRFKTLYGVTPIYYRNHCHSAE from the coding sequence ATGCGTGATGAAATCAAAAAGGACAGGATCACAACAGACGAAACCTTGCGTGAAACCGCAAATCACGGCAGCGAAGAATATCCGTTCAGCTACTATTATGAGGACATCTGGGGTTTCGACTTTCACTGTATCGACTGGCACTGGCACCCGGAGGTCGAATTTGTTTATGTACAGCAGGGCAAGGCTGATTTTCTGGTGGGCGGAAACAGGTATGTTCTAAGCTCGGGCGATGGAATCTTTATAAACTCTCAGGTGATACACAGATTTGAAGCCAGAGGCAGCGCCATCATTCCTAACATTGTTTTTTCACCTGTTCTGCTTGCGCCGCAGGGCAGTCTGATATACAGCAGATACATCAGACCGATAATTGAATCAACTACCGAATGTGTGATTTTTTCCGCCGAAGCAACAGCGCACCACAGCATTATCGAAACAATGAGGTCGATATTTGCTGTGCAGGGTTCAGGCACAGCGTCTGAAATGAAAACGGTAGAACTGTTACTTAAACTATGGCGCCTGTTATATGAAAGCATACAGATAACAGACTGCAGCCCTGTTGTGTCCGTGCATTCCGCACAGACGCAGGCTAAGCTTCAGATAATGATGCAGTATATTCATGATAATTACAGTAGTCGGATAACACTGGACGATATTGCCCGAACAGTTCTTGTAAGCAAAAGCACTGTTCTCAATATTTTCAGGACTTATCTGCACACATCACCGATAAATTACGTTGTGGAATACAGACTGAAACGAGCGTCAAAGCTGCTTGTTGATACCGAACACAGCGTTTGTGCCATAGCGCATGAAACAGGATTTGAGAATATCGGCTATTTCTGCCGTAGATTCAAAACACTGTACGGCGTTACACCGATATATTACAGAAATCATTGCCACAGTGCAGAGTAA
- a CDS encoding antirestriction protein ArdA yields MTVFEAYITNLGKYAEGQLVGETLKFPATTEEVQSLLKNIGVNGVRYEEFFITAFDGDVMGLYDYLTEYENLDELNHLAHLISELDSDEIETLEAVLNKGDHTSSVADIINLVHNLDCYDLHPGVTDDETLGRIYVEDMELLDVPDNVLPYFDFEAYGRDMRINEGGHFAPTGYLTRSGDFKEVYHGIEDIPAEHRIFAYPKLNIREQMAAYKEVIDRSSLEGEHLHPRKEHDDR; encoded by the coding sequence ATGACGGTATTTGAAGCCTACATTACCAATCTCGGCAAATACGCCGAGGGGCAGCTTGTGGGCGAAACGCTGAAATTTCCGGCTACCACGGAGGAGGTGCAATCGCTCTTAAAGAACATCGGCGTGAACGGTGTGCGGTATGAGGAGTTTTTCATCACCGCCTTTGACGGCGATGTGATGGGCTTATACGACTATCTCACCGAGTATGAAAACTTGGACGAGCTGAACCATCTGGCGCATCTCATTTCCGAGCTGGACAGCGACGAGATCGAAACGCTGGAGGCCGTACTCAATAAGGGCGACCATACTTCCAGCGTGGCGGACATCATCAACCTCGTTCACAATCTGGACTGCTACGATCTGCACCCCGGCGTGACCGACGATGAAACGCTGGGGCGCATCTATGTGGAGGACATGGAACTACTGGATGTGCCGGACAATGTGCTGCCCTACTTCGATTTTGAAGCCTATGGGCGGGATATGCGGATCAACGAGGGCGGCCACTTCGCCCCCACGGGCTATCTGACCCGCAGCGGCGATTTCAAGGAGGTGTACCACGGGATCGAGGACATTCCCGCCGAACACCGCATTTTTGCGTACCCCAAGTTAAATATCCGGGAGCAGATGGCGGCCTACAAGGAGGTCATAGACCGTTCCTCTTTGGAGGGCGAGCACCTGCACCCGAGAAAGGAGCATGATGACCGCTGA
- a CDS encoding ParB/RepB/Spo0J family partition protein, with the protein MADDKKNIPDVAPPAEAPAPAVENAAVPEQSAPKSALTDAEAVMLEHEGQAALFEMGEAVPDPADAVTRTEVEEPATPDVPKAGKEQEQPPAPGKDDPAPAYSDKVVDFAAARDEAAKEEKKAVKQKPPTEKDKAAKPGRGRPPKDGKAAPDKAKQPKPRDKNSQSKPAPEKPAVDKGGAPTGAEVTPEPSASRDATRAKKEEIVYLNLSDLHPFKNHPFGVRDDAEMQGLVESVKAAGVNQPALVRPREDGGYEIIAGHRRQRASELAGFANMPCIVRNMTDDEAILAMTDDNLRHRERILPTEKAQSLKMQVEAIKHQGSRPGEEDKDAGKRSTQVVGDRNGMNYKQVQRYIRLTEFVPDLQKMVDEKKLAFTPAVEISFIRPKNQRYIAVSIEGQQSSPSLSQAQKMRELDKDGKLNGDVIDGILSQEKKEVDKVIINSAELEKYFGKDKSPREMKDKIISLLDDWKAKQPPELGKPEKKMDLEK; encoded by the coding sequence ATGGCAGATGATAAGAAAAATATTCCCGATGTAGCCCCGCCCGCCGAGGCTCCCGCTCCTGCGGTAGAAAATGCCGCCGTGCCGGAGCAATCTGCTCCCAAGTCTGCGCTGACCGACGCAGAGGCGGTCATGCTGGAACACGAGGGGCAGGCGGCGCTCTTTGAAATGGGCGAGGCCGTGCCTGATCCCGCCGACGCTGTTACCCGCACTGAGGTGGAGGAGCCTGCCACTCCCGACGTCCCCAAGGCTGGAAAGGAGCAGGAGCAGCCGCCCGCTCCCGGCAAGGACGATCCCGCCCCGGCATATTCCGACAAGGTAGTGGATTTTGCCGCCGCCCGTGACGAGGCGGCCAAGGAGGAGAAAAAGGCGGTCAAGCAGAAGCCGCCCACGGAAAAGGATAAGGCTGCCAAGCCCGGCAGAGGCCGTCCGCCCAAGGATGGCAAGGCTGCTCCCGATAAGGCTAAGCAGCCCAAACCTCGGGACAAAAATTCCCAAAGCAAGCCCGCCCCGGAGAAGCCTGCCGTGGATAAGGGCGGTGCTCCCACTGGTGCGGAGGTCACGCCGGAGCCGTCTGCGTCCCGTGACGCCACCCGTGCCAAAAAAGAGGAGATCGTTTATCTCAACCTGTCTGATCTGCACCCGTTCAAAAATCATCCCTTTGGTGTCCGGGACGATGCGGAGATGCAGGGGCTTGTGGAGTCGGTCAAGGCGGCGGGCGTCAATCAGCCAGCGCTGGTGCGTCCCCGTGAGGATGGCGGCTATGAGATCATCGCAGGCCACCGCCGCCAGCGGGCAAGTGAACTCGCCGGATTTGCGAATATGCCGTGTATCGTCCGCAACATGACGGACGATGAAGCCATCCTCGCCATGACGGATGACAACCTCCGCCACCGTGAGCGCATTTTGCCCACGGAAAAGGCGCAGTCGCTCAAAATGCAGGTGGAGGCCATCAAGCACCAAGGCTCCCGTCCCGGAGAGGAGGACAAGGACGCCGGAAAACGCTCTACGCAGGTCGTGGGAGATCGCAACGGTATGAACTATAAACAGGTGCAGCGGTATATCCGCCTGACCGAGTTTGTGCCGGATTTGCAGAAAATGGTGGACGAGAAAAAGCTGGCGTTCACCCCGGCGGTGGAGATCTCATTCATCCGTCCCAAAAATCAGAGGTATATCGCCGTGTCCATTGAGGGGCAGCAGTCCTCGCCCTCGCTGTCGCAGGCACAGAAAATGCGGGAGCTGGACAAGGACGGCAAGCTCAACGGCGATGTGATCGACGGTATTCTGTCGCAGGAGAAAAAGGAGGTAGACAAGGTGATCATCAATAGTGCGGAACTGGAAAAGTATTTCGGCAAGGACAAGTCCCCGAGGGAAATGAAAGACAAGATCATTTCTCTGCTGGATGACTGGAAGGCCAAGCAGCCGCCCGAGCTGGGCAAGCCCGAAAAGAAAATGGATTTGGAAAAGTGA
- a CDS encoding DUF7768 domain-containing protein yields MKRPLAYITAAWCGSDHENTKLAAQYCRTVYEAGFSPICPTLYQPLFLNDAVPEEHKSGIDMGRDLLRRSHVLVVCGHTVTEAMKNDIAVAQRLGITATTLEGILTVKGQGRR; encoded by the coding sequence ATGAAACGACCCCTTGCGTACATTACCGCCGCATGGTGCGGCAGCGATCACGAAAACACGAAGCTGGCGGCGCAGTATTGCCGCACGGTGTATGAGGCGGGCTTTTCGCCTATCTGCCCGACGCTCTATCAGCCCCTTTTCCTCAATGACGCCGTTCCAGAGGAACATAAGAGCGGCATCGACATGGGGCGCGACCTGCTCCGCCGCTCTCATGTGCTGGTGGTGTGCGGTCATACCGTCACCGAGGCCATGAAGAACGACATCGCCGTTGCCCAGCGGCTCGGGATCACCGCCACCACCCTTGAGGGCATTTTGACCGTCAAGGGACAGGGGCGCAGATAA
- a CDS encoding DNA cytosine methyltransferase, with amino-acid sequence MTALRLGSLFDGIGVFPLAAVRCGIEPIWASEIEKAPISITKCHFPDMAHLGDVTKLDGRELPPVHIITFGSPCQNLSQIGNRKGLAGEKSSLFFQAIRIIREMREATNGLFPAIAVWENVMGAFSSNDRMDFRAVLSAFTDADVSMPASGRWAGAGMVRGRTPDLSWRLMDAQYWASPRLARRQRIFLVADFGGRRSHEILFKPRTMQSLSASGRDSGLPAACGDRGSFIEAGRRVPVTRPFQCFRMRASAKERTETAFRNSFGLPTDPFPTLLAGGISPFAFWYEDDPAGGCVRFPTETECERLMGLPEGWTRCGADGEEILSSHRYRALGNAIALPCAEYIMAGIAEALTKGGANDGI; translated from the coding sequence ATGACGGCGCTCCGGCTGGGGAGCCTGTTTGACGGGATCGGCGTGTTTCCGCTGGCGGCGGTGCGCTGCGGCATTGAGCCGATATGGGCAAGCGAGATCGAAAAAGCCCCTATCTCCATCACGAAATGCCACTTTCCCGATATGGCGCACTTGGGAGATGTGACGAAGCTGGACGGGCGGGAACTTCCGCCCGTCCATATTATCACCTTTGGCTCACCGTGCCAAAATCTTTCGCAGATCGGCAACCGCAAGGGGCTTGCGGGAGAAAAATCCAGTCTGTTTTTTCAAGCCATCCGCATTATCCGTGAAATGAGGGAGGCGACAAATGGTCTATTTCCAGCAATCGCTGTTTGGGAAAATGTCATGGGAGCGTTTTCATCAAATGACCGGATGGATTTTAGAGCCGTCCTATCTGCTTTCACAGACGCCGATGTTTCAATGCCTGCTTCTGGAAGATGGGCAGGAGCCGGAATGGTGCGAGGGCGAACGCCTGACCTCTCTTGGCGGCTCATGGATGCCCAGTATTGGGCAAGCCCCCGACTGGCACGACGGCAGCGTATCTTTCTTGTGGCAGACTTTGGAGGACGGCGCTCCCACGAAATACTTTTTAAGCCCCGCACAATGCAGTCACTTTCTGCATCTGGCAGAGATAGCGGGCTGCCCGCCGCCTGCGGAGATCGAGGCTCTTTTATTGAAGCAGGGCGGCGCGTACCAGTCACCCGACCCTTTCAATGCTTCCGTATGCGGGCGTCCGCCAAGGAGCGGACGGAAACAGCGTTCCGAAACAGCTTCGGACTGCCAACTGACCCTTTTCCCACTCTGTTAGCGGGCGGCATTTCGCCCTTTGCCTTTTGGTATGAGGACGATCCCGCCGGGGGCTGCGTCCGCTTTCCCACGGAAACGGAATGTGAGCGGCTCATGGGGCTGCCGGAGGGCTGGACAAGGTGCGGTGCGGACGGCGAGGAAATTCTATCCTCCCACCGTTACCGGGCATTGGGAAATGCCATCGCGCTGCCCTGCGCCGAGTATATCATGGCGGGGATCGCGGAGGCGCTGACAAAAGGAGGTGCAAATGACGGTATTTGA
- a CDS encoding helix-turn-helix domain-containing protein: MPKGVPNKRYTPEFKKLVVETMMKEKISYRETARQFEISNHHRVQDWERIYLTEGPEGFAIERRGCGNHGCH, encoded by the coding sequence ATGCCAAAGGGAGTACCAAACAAACGATACACGCCGGAATTCAAGAAGCTGGTCGTGGAAACCATGATGAAAGAAAAGATCAGTTACAGAGAAACGGCTCGACAATTTGAAATCAGCAATCATCACAGAGTACAAGACTGGGAACGAATCTATCTGACGGAGGGTCCAGAAGGCTTTGCCATCGAACGGCGTGGCTGCGGCAATCACGGCTGTCACTAA
- a CDS encoding HNH endonuclease has product MLSIDDCEIDHIIAYSLGGSTSIENAQLLHKTCNRSKGCQLSESDEFIDDRDDLSED; this is encoded by the coding sequence ATTTTAAGCATTGACGATTGTGAAATCGATCATATTATTGCTTACTCATTAGGTGGTTCTACAAGTATCGAAAATGCCCAACTACTTCACAAAACCTGCAATAGAAGCAAAGGTTGTCAGCTATCTGAGTCTGATGAATTTATTGATGACCGTGACGATTTATCTGAAGACTAA
- a CDS encoding PcfB family protein: MKASKLTARGLAYVVRAVGRKIAKAHRAKQTPHGKQTVKKLMAHGTSTDSLELSGDTKLFDRVAWKWNVDYAFYQTEPGKYLLFFKSGQADAMTACFSEYSRKVLDKAKSRQPTIPEQMKQAEQQLAKEKPQKEHIKEAVHGDR, encoded by the coding sequence GTGAAAGCGTCGAAGCTGACCGCCCGGGGGCTTGCCTATGTTGTCCGGGCGGTGGGGCGCAAAATTGCCAAGGCACACCGGGCAAAGCAGACGCCCCACGGCAAGCAGACCGTGAAAAAGCTCATGGCGCATGGCACATCCACCGACAGTCTTGAACTGTCCGGGGATACAAAGCTCTTTGACCGGGTAGCCTGGAAGTGGAATGTGGACTATGCCTTTTATCAGACTGAACCGGGGAAATACCTGCTGTTCTTCAAGTCCGGGCAGGCGGACGCTATGACCGCCTGCTTTTCGGAATATTCCCGCAAGGTGCTGGACAAGGCTAAGTCCCGCCAGCCCACGATCCCCGAACAGATGAAGCAGGCGGAACAGCAGCTTGCCAAGGAAAAGCCGCAGAAAGAACACATTAAGGAGGCCGTGCATGGTGACAGATAA